A single window of Aquabacterium sp. OR-4 DNA harbors:
- a CDS encoding ATP-binding cassette domain-containing protein has protein sequence MSALLEVRGARKAFGGVHAVDDLSFTLAPGEVLAVLGHNGAGKSTLMQMLAGALPFDGGELWLDGQRKIFDSPAASRSAGIETIHQKLALADNLDAVANLFLGRELRTRLGLLDDVAMRAAALPLLARLNPNFRNIDDPVKSLSGGQRQVVAIARALQFKARVLIMDEPCAALGPAETAMVHDLIRRLSAEGVGILLVTHDMPDVFALSHRLLVMKNGRQVGQCATSRVTEDEVLAMIISGKPPAALTSHLTQGEASAGGPDLSTPDDRGAQGAPAPSPTLQHLP, from the coding sequence ATGAGCGCACTGCTGGAAGTGCGCGGCGCGCGCAAGGCCTTCGGCGGCGTGCATGCGGTCGATGACCTGTCGTTCACGCTGGCGCCGGGCGAGGTGCTGGCGGTGCTGGGCCACAACGGTGCCGGCAAGTCCACGCTGATGCAGATGCTGGCCGGCGCGCTGCCGTTCGACGGCGGTGAGTTGTGGCTGGACGGGCAGCGCAAGATCTTCGACAGCCCCGCCGCGTCGCGCAGCGCCGGCATCGAGACCATCCACCAGAAGCTGGCGCTGGCCGACAACCTGGATGCCGTGGCCAACCTCTTTCTCGGACGCGAACTGCGCACGCGGCTGGGCCTGCTCGACGACGTGGCCATGCGCGCCGCGGCGCTGCCGCTGTTGGCGCGACTGAACCCGAACTTCAGGAACATCGACGATCCGGTCAAGTCGCTGTCGGGCGGCCAGCGCCAGGTTGTCGCGATCGCGCGGGCGCTGCAGTTCAAGGCTCGCGTGCTGATCATGGACGAGCCCTGTGCCGCCCTCGGGCCGGCCGAGACCGCCATGGTGCACGACCTGATCCGGCGCCTCAGCGCCGAGGGCGTCGGCATCCTGCTGGTCACGCACGACATGCCCGACGTGTTTGCGCTGTCGCACCGCCTGTTGGTGATGAAGAACGGCCGGCAGGTGGGCCAGTGTGCGACTTCCCGCGTCACCGAGGACGAGGTGCTGGCCATGATCATTTCAGGCAAGCCCCCGGCCGCCCTCACATCCCATCTCACACAGGGCGAGGCGTCTGCCGGCGGCCCTGACCTTTCAACCCCCGATGACCGTGGCGCGCAGGGCGCGCCCGCGCCGTCACCCACTCTCCAGCATCTGCCATGA
- a CDS encoding glycoside hydrolase family 95 protein: MNSTRITRRRLVAAGALAPALGQAGDAVPAQTPTLAPESAPLTLWYTRAAGPWVEALPVGNGRLGAMVFGRPAQERLQLNIDTLHAGGPYVPDNPKFRDALPQARALIAQGRWHEAQAVVDDALMARPRHQMPFGSAGDLFLDFPGLRQASAYRRSLDLDTAIAHTRFQDGACAHRREVFSSVVDQVVVIRLEVDADGALDLDIGHRHPGPVDYGSTRPAPQGVAFVGADWDHRESLRAARRPGTLSIGPDGDGALLIQGRNEAAHGVAGALRYALRVQVVGDGELRAVGDRLSVRGARTLTVLVAGETSHVDFGRVDGDPVEAVRRRTRAAAARPWAAMRADHVRAHQALFRTLDLQIGDAAPPAATSSSTDQRVAAATRGGDASLTVLYVQYARYLLLSCSRPGSQPANLQGLWNEGVNPPWGSKYTININTQMNYWPAGPANLGVCVEPLLLLVEDLAVTGARTARDSYGARGWVAHHNTDLWRASAPIDGALWGMWPLGGAWLCLTLWDCHQYQPQPGQLARLLPLLTGASQFFLDTLVVDPASGGLVTSPSISPENEHHRGAALCAGPAMDRQILRDLFDATLQALALSGPADPTFTAALRRARERLPTDRIGAQGQLQEWLDDWDGQAPDRRHRHVSHLYAVYPSSQINVRDTPALAKAARVTLDARGDESTGWATAWRLALWARLGDAERAHRILLGLLGPVRTYPNLLDAHPPFQIDGNFGGAAGILEMLLQSWGGELHLLPALPRAWPSGHLHGARARGGLVVDLDWAAGRLVSVRLQGPPQSGVTLRHGGRLLRLRLGVHGRGQAAGGDFAALS, from the coding sequence GTGAACAGCACGCGCATCACGCGCCGGCGCCTGGTGGCCGCCGGGGCCTTGGCACCGGCGCTGGGCCAGGCCGGGGACGCGGTGCCGGCGCAGACGCCAACGCTGGCGCCGGAGTCGGCGCCGCTCACGCTCTGGTATACGCGCGCCGCCGGTCCGTGGGTGGAGGCCCTGCCGGTGGGCAACGGCCGGCTGGGGGCGATGGTCTTCGGCCGGCCGGCGCAGGAGCGCCTGCAGCTCAACATCGACACCTTGCATGCCGGCGGCCCCTACGTGCCCGACAACCCGAAGTTCCGCGACGCCCTGCCCCAGGCGCGGGCACTGATCGCGCAGGGGCGCTGGCACGAGGCCCAGGCCGTGGTGGACGACGCGCTGATGGCCCGGCCGCGGCACCAGATGCCCTTCGGCAGCGCCGGCGACCTGTTCCTGGACTTTCCGGGCCTGCGCCAGGCGTCCGCCTACCGGCGCAGCCTGGATCTAGACACGGCCATCGCGCACACCCGCTTCCAAGATGGCGCATGCGCGCACCGGCGCGAGGTGTTCAGCAGCGTCGTCGACCAGGTCGTGGTCATCCGCCTCGAGGTGGACGCCGACGGCGCGCTGGACCTGGACATCGGCCACCGCCATCCCGGCCCGGTGGACTACGGCAGCACCCGGCCGGCACCGCAGGGCGTGGCCTTCGTCGGCGCCGACTGGGACCACCGCGAATCGCTGCGCGCGGCGCGGCGCCCCGGCACGCTGAGCATCGGCCCGGACGGCGACGGTGCCCTGCTGATCCAGGGCCGCAACGAGGCCGCACACGGCGTGGCCGGCGCGCTGCGCTATGCGCTGCGGGTGCAGGTGGTGGGTGATGGCGAGCTGCGCGCGGTGGGCGACCGCCTGAGCGTGCGCGGCGCACGCACGCTGACGGTGCTGGTAGCGGGCGAGACCAGCCATGTCGACTTCGGCCGCGTCGACGGCGACCCGGTCGAGGCGGTGCGCCGTCGCACCCGCGCGGCGGCGGCCCGCCCCTGGGCCGCCATGCGGGCCGACCATGTGCGGGCGCACCAGGCCCTGTTCCGCACGCTGGACCTGCAGATCGGCGATGCCGCCCCCCCTGCCGCCACCAGCTCCTCCACCGACCAGCGCGTCGCAGCCGCCACGCGGGGCGGCGATGCATCGCTGACCGTCCTGTACGTGCAGTATGCGCGTTACCTGCTGCTGTCGTGCTCACGGCCGGGCAGCCAGCCGGCCAATCTTCAGGGGCTGTGGAACGAGGGCGTCAATCCGCCCTGGGGCAGCAAGTACACGATCAACATCAACACCCAGATGAACTACTGGCCCGCCGGGCCGGCGAACCTGGGCGTCTGTGTGGAGCCCTTGCTGCTCCTGGTGGAGGACCTGGCCGTCACCGGCGCACGCACCGCGCGCGACAGCTATGGCGCGCGCGGCTGGGTGGCGCACCACAACACCGACCTGTGGCGCGCCAGCGCGCCCATCGATGGCGCGCTGTGGGGCATGTGGCCGCTGGGAGGCGCCTGGCTGTGCCTGACGCTGTGGGACTGCCACCAGTACCAGCCCCAGCCCGGACAGCTGGCGCGGCTGCTGCCGCTGCTCACCGGTGCCAGCCAGTTCTTCCTCGACACGCTGGTGGTCGACCCGGCCAGCGGCGGCCTGGTGACCTCGCCGTCGATCTCGCCCGAGAACGAGCACCACCGCGGCGCCGCGCTGTGCGCCGGGCCGGCGATGGACCGGCAGATCCTGCGTGACCTGTTCGACGCCACGCTGCAGGCCCTGGCCCTGTCGGGGCCGGCCGACCCCACGTTCACCGCGGCGCTGCGCCGCGCCCGCGAGCGGCTGCCGACCGACCGCATCGGTGCGCAGGGCCAGTTGCAGGAATGGCTGGACGACTGGGATGGCCAGGCCCCCGACCGGCGCCACCGCCATGTCTCGCACCTGTACGCCGTGTATCCGAGCAGCCAGATCAACGTGCGCGACACGCCGGCCCTGGCGAAGGCCGCGCGCGTGACGCTGGACGCCCGCGGCGACGAGAGCACCGGCTGGGCCACGGCCTGGCGCCTGGCGCTGTGGGCGCGGCTGGGTGACGCCGAGCGCGCCCACCGCATCCTGCTGGGCCTGCTGGGCCCGGTGCGCACCTATCCCAACCTGCTCGACGCCCACCCGCCGTTTCAGATCGACGGCAACTTCGGTGGCGCCGCCGGCATCCTGGAGATGCTGCTGCAGTCCTGGGGCGGTGAATTGCACCTGCTGCCCGCCCTGCCCCGCGCCTGGCCGAGCGGGCATCTGCATGGCGCGCGCGCCCGGGGTGGCCTGGTGGTGGACCTGGACTGGGCCGCCGGCCGTCTGGTGAGCGTGCGGTTGCAGGGACCGCCGCAGTCCGGCGTCACGCTGCGCCACGGCGGCAGGCTGCTGCGCCTGCGCCTCGGCGTCCATGGGCGCGGGCAGGCCGCCGGGGGCGACTTCGCGGCGCTGTCATGA
- a CDS encoding substrate-binding domain-containing protein encodes MKTNRFHVGDDAMKTTLTAAAAAMLMMMSTGAHAAGPVVGVSWSNFQEERWKTDEAAIKGELTRLGGSYLSADAGGSPEKQIADVESLLAKGAKVLVILAMDKDAIAPALAKAKARKVPVLAYDRLIEAPEVFYLTFDNREVGRLQASAVLAAKPKGRYVMIKGSPSDPNADFLRAGQQDALAQAVKSGDVKIVAEEYTDGWKPEVAQKNMEQILTRLKGGVDAVVASNDGTAGGVIAALAGRGLQGVPVSGQDADHAALNRVALGTQTVTVWKDSRALGKEAAAAAVQLANGQKVDGAAPWAGGERKVQLQAKFLAPVAVTQANLGVVISAGWAPKAVVCKGVDPARAPAACK; translated from the coding sequence ATGAAGACCAACCGCTTTCATGTGGGAGACGATGCGATGAAGACGACACTGACCGCCGCCGCTGCGGCAATGCTGATGATGATGTCCACGGGCGCCCATGCGGCCGGCCCGGTGGTGGGCGTGAGCTGGTCCAACTTCCAGGAGGAACGCTGGAAGACCGACGAGGCCGCGATCAAGGGCGAGCTGACACGCCTGGGCGGCAGCTACCTGAGCGCCGACGCCGGCGGCTCGCCCGAGAAGCAGATCGCCGACGTGGAATCGCTGCTGGCCAAGGGCGCCAAGGTGCTGGTCATCCTGGCCATGGACAAGGACGCCATCGCCCCGGCCCTGGCCAAGGCCAAGGCGCGCAAGGTGCCGGTGCTGGCCTACGACCGCCTGATCGAGGCGCCCGAGGTCTTCTACCTGACCTTCGACAACCGCGAGGTCGGCCGGCTGCAGGCCAGCGCCGTGCTGGCCGCCAAGCCCAAGGGCCGCTACGTGATGATCAAGGGCTCGCCCAGCGATCCGAACGCCGACTTCCTGCGCGCCGGCCAGCAGGACGCGCTGGCGCAGGCCGTCAAGAGTGGCGACGTGAAGATCGTCGCCGAGGAATACACCGACGGCTGGAAGCCCGAGGTGGCGCAGAAGAACATGGAGCAGATCCTCACCCGCCTGAAGGGCGGCGTGGATGCCGTGGTGGCCAGCAACGACGGCACCGCGGGCGGCGTGATCGCGGCCCTGGCCGGGCGCGGCCTGCAGGGCGTGCCGGTGAGCGGGCAGGACGCCGACCATGCCGCGCTGAACCGCGTGGCGCTGGGCACGCAGACGGTGACGGTGTGGAAGGATTCCCGCGCGCTCGGCAAGGAGGCGGCGGCCGCAGCCGTGCAACTGGCCAACGGCCAGAAGGTGGACGGCGCCGCACCCTGGGCCGGCGGCGAGCGCAAGGTGCAGCTGCAGGCCAAGTTCCTGGCGCCGGTGGCCGTCACCCAGGCCAACCTGGGCGTGGTGATCAGCGCCGGCTGGGCGCCCAAGGCCGTGGTCTGCAAGGGTGTGGATCCGGCGCGGGCGCCGGCCGCCTGCAAGTAA
- a CDS encoding glycosyl hydrolase 115 family protein, which produces MWVAGLWLVLLAPAGAATGGCDTPVSVCDRDPGGRALGLVREGRPVSIYVDADADPAVQRAARSLASDLERVSGQRALVHHRVADLRGEVVIVGVPGRSALLDRLAARRLVKTDDLRGQWEAFRQAVVEKPLPGITRALVIAGADRRGAVFGIYDLAARMGVSPWVWWADVPVARRPDVFVKAGERRDQPQVKYRGIFINDEAPAFSTWSHTRFGGANSAMYEHVFELMLRLKANYLWPAMWPPRAFYADDPRNMVLADEMGIVVGTSHHEPMTRAHDEWARFKGGAWDYGKNATQLRQFWRGGIERLMSRPDGSARDTLVTVGMRGDGDEPMSEDTATSLLETIVSDQRKIIAEVTRQPAEKTPQMWALYKEVQDYYDKGMKVPDDVLLLFCDDNWGQLRRLPERQATRAGGYGIYYHFDYVGGPRSYKWLNTNQIEKTWQQMNLAHEHGANGLWIVNVGDIKPMEFPISFFLDMAWAPGRMSAAALAAYPADWAAKTFGQAHAAEIGEIVTRYSQYAARRKPELVDPQSFALGQASPGALDGGDFGRRVAEWDRLEARMRAVRQQLRADQLDAYFQLVEHPVAALANLYRLYYTVAWNRKLAASGDPRANVFADRAEAAFKRDQELSDQYHQLGGGKWVGMMSQTHIGYTSWNDPKTQVMPALTRVAGSADAADVDRQLAAAGQPARVPGLIELEAGQFSRSVAGKSLAWTAIPNLGHTAGAVTALPQGRAATTRADDVRLEYEVQTDVAGEAVLELHMVPTLDTAGTGAVRLAVAIDDQPAQELRLALTPATGAERTREEKDWAKAVRDNKAVLSARFARLEPGRHVIRLWRLDDNAVVQRLVLDQRAATQRRTP; this is translated from the coding sequence ATGTGGGTCGCCGGCCTGTGGCTGGTGCTGCTGGCCCCGGCGGGCGCCGCGACCGGTGGCTGCGACACCCCGGTGTCGGTGTGCGACCGTGATCCCGGTGGCCGCGCGCTGGGCCTGGTGCGCGAGGGGCGCCCGGTGTCCATCTATGTCGATGCCGATGCCGACCCGGCCGTGCAGCGCGCCGCGCGCAGCCTGGCCTCGGATCTTGAGCGTGTCTCGGGCCAGCGCGCGCTGGTGCACCACCGCGTGGCCGACCTGCGCGGCGAGGTCGTCATCGTCGGCGTGCCGGGCCGCAGCGCGCTGCTGGACCGCCTGGCCGCGCGCCGCCTGGTGAAGACCGACGACCTGCGTGGCCAGTGGGAGGCCTTCCGCCAGGCCGTGGTGGAGAAGCCGCTGCCCGGCATCACGCGGGCGCTGGTCATCGCCGGCGCCGACCGCCGCGGGGCGGTCTTCGGCATCTACGACCTGGCCGCGCGCATGGGCGTCAGCCCGTGGGTGTGGTGGGCCGATGTGCCGGTGGCGCGCCGGCCAGACGTGTTCGTCAAGGCCGGCGAGCGGCGTGACCAGCCGCAGGTCAAGTACCGCGGCATCTTCATCAACGACGAGGCGCCGGCCTTCAGCACCTGGTCGCACACCCGCTTCGGCGGCGCCAACTCGGCGATGTACGAGCATGTGTTCGAGCTGATGCTGCGCCTGAAGGCCAACTACCTGTGGCCGGCGATGTGGCCGCCGCGCGCCTTCTATGCCGACGACCCGCGCAACATGGTGCTGGCCGACGAGATGGGCATCGTCGTCGGCACCTCGCACCATGAGCCGATGACACGCGCGCACGACGAATGGGCGCGCTTCAAGGGCGGCGCCTGGGATTACGGCAAGAACGCCACGCAGCTGCGCCAGTTCTGGCGCGGCGGCATCGAGCGCCTGATGAGCCGCCCCGACGGCAGCGCACGCGACACCCTGGTGACCGTGGGCATGCGCGGCGACGGCGACGAGCCGATGAGCGAGGACACCGCCACCTCGCTGCTCGAGACCATCGTCAGCGACCAGCGCAAGATCATTGCCGAGGTGACCCGCCAGCCGGCCGAGAAGACGCCGCAGATGTGGGCGCTGTACAAGGAGGTGCAGGACTACTACGACAAGGGCATGAAGGTGCCCGACGACGTGCTGCTGCTGTTCTGCGACGACAACTGGGGCCAGCTGCGGCGCCTGCCCGAGCGCCAGGCCACGCGCGCCGGCGGCTACGGCATCTACTACCACTTCGACTACGTGGGCGGCCCGCGCAGCTACAAGTGGCTGAACACCAACCAGATCGAGAAGACCTGGCAGCAGATGAACCTGGCCCACGAGCACGGCGCCAACGGGCTGTGGATCGTCAACGTGGGCGACATCAAGCCGATGGAGTTCCCGATCAGCTTCTTCCTCGACATGGCCTGGGCCCCGGGCCGCATGTCGGCGGCGGCGCTGGCGGCCTACCCCGCCGACTGGGCGGCCAAGACCTTCGGCCAGGCCCATGCGGCCGAGATCGGCGAGATCGTCACGCGCTACAGCCAGTACGCGGCGCGGCGCAAGCCCGAGCTGGTGGATCCGCAGAGCTTCGCGCTGGGCCAGGCCAGCCCGGGCGCGCTGGACGGCGGCGACTTCGGCCGCCGCGTGGCCGAGTGGGACCGGCTGGAGGCCCGCATGCGCGCGGTGCGGCAGCAGCTGCGCGCCGACCAGCTGGACGCCTACTTCCAGCTCGTCGAGCACCCGGTGGCGGCGCTGGCCAACCTCTACCGCCTGTACTACACGGTGGCCTGGAACCGCAAGCTCGCCGCCAGCGGCGACCCGCGCGCCAATGTGTTTGCCGACCGTGCCGAGGCCGCCTTCAAGCGCGACCAGGAACTCAGCGACCAGTACCACCAGCTCGGCGGCGGCAAGTGGGTGGGCATGATGTCGCAGACCCACATCGGCTACACCAGCTGGAACGACCCCAAGACCCAAGTCATGCCTGCGTTGACCCGGGTGGCCGGCAGCGCCGACGCCGCCGATGTGGACCGCCAGCTGGCCGCCGCCGGCCAGCCGGCCCGCGTGCCCGGCCTCATCGAGCTGGAGGCCGGGCAGTTCAGCCGCTCGGTGGCCGGCAAGAGCCTGGCCTGGACGGCCATCCCGAACCTCGGCCACACCGCCGGTGCGGTCACGGCGCTGCCGCAGGGGCGCGCCGCCACCACCCGGGCCGACGACGTGCGCCTGGAGTACGAGGTGCAGACCGATGTGGCGGGCGAGGCCGTGCTCGAGCTGCACATGGTGCCCACGCTGGACACCGCCGGAACCGGCGCCGTCCGCCTGGCGGTGGCCATCGACGACCAGCCGGCGCAGGAGCTGCGGCTGGCGCTGACCCCGGCCACTGGCGCCGAGCGCACCCGCGAGGAGAAGGACTGGGCCAAGGCCGTGCGCGACAACAAGGCCGTGCTCAGCGCCCGCTTCGCGCGGCTGGAACCCGGCCGCCACGTGATCCGGCTCTGGCGCCTGGACGACAACGCCGTGGTCCAGCGCCTGGTGCTGGACCAGCGGGCGGCCACCCAGCGGCGCACGCCCTGA
- a CDS encoding glycoside hydrolase family 43 protein: MRSIAPLLGRLALAAAVLPASAATAGAATPATPAASATPAAAPAPRPPSFENPVLSGFASDPSVCRRGDVYYLVTSTFEYLPGLPVYHSRDLVHWRLIGNALSRESQISFPGRKSSEAIFAPTIRCQGERLHIVTTDVNGIGHFYVTATDPAGPWSDPVRLPESVFGMDPSLFFDDDGTVFFTRHGGGQDGGIYQARVDLGAGRLLDEPRLVWRGMGGVWPEGPHLYKRQGWYYLVIAEGGTSFDHRITVARSRSPWGPFEPHPDNPVLTHRHLKDHPLQALGHADLIETPQSAWWAVLLGIRAQRAAGGRHHHIGRETLLAPVHWRSDGWPVFGQGGTLQLQQPTRDLPDWAPWPAPPVRETFAADRRLPPHWAFLRSFASGQWSLTERPGQLRLTGARTGLDRIGTPSFVGRRQERLNQRFATELQFSPQADGDAAGLALRMNETHHALLQRRGGAQPRLECVQQLGSRRLLHHSTEVPASAALQLQVLATPTQYTLSWRTAHTPGEWQTLCTIPTHQLSTETAGGFTGVYMGVFAVSDSAKPAVADFAWVDFEALGP; the protein is encoded by the coding sequence GTGAGATCCATCGCCCCTCTGCTGGGCCGCCTGGCCCTGGCCGCCGCGGTGCTGCCCGCCAGCGCCGCAACGGCCGGCGCGGCCACCCCGGCCACCCCCGCCGCCAGCGCCACGCCCGCTGCCGCGCCGGCCCCGCGCCCCCCGAGCTTCGAGAACCCGGTGCTGAGCGGCTTCGCGTCAGACCCGAGCGTCTGCCGGCGCGGTGACGTCTACTACCTCGTCACCAGCACCTTCGAGTACCTGCCCGGCCTGCCGGTCTACCACAGCCGCGACCTGGTGCACTGGCGGCTGATCGGCAACGCCTTGTCGCGCGAGAGCCAGATCAGCTTCCCCGGGCGCAAGAGCTCGGAGGCCATCTTCGCGCCGACGATCCGCTGCCAGGGCGAGCGCCTGCACATCGTGACCACCGATGTGAACGGCATCGGCCACTTCTACGTCACGGCCACCGACCCCGCGGGCCCCTGGTCAGACCCGGTGCGCCTGCCCGAGTCGGTGTTCGGCATGGATCCGTCGCTGTTCTTCGACGACGACGGCACGGTCTTCTTCACCCGCCATGGCGGCGGCCAGGACGGCGGCATCTACCAGGCGCGCGTCGACCTCGGCGCCGGGCGGCTGCTGGATGAGCCGCGGCTGGTCTGGCGCGGCATGGGCGGCGTGTGGCCGGAAGGCCCGCACCTGTACAAGCGCCAGGGCTGGTACTACCTGGTCATCGCCGAGGGCGGCACCTCGTTCGACCACCGCATCACGGTGGCCCGCTCGCGCTCGCCCTGGGGGCCGTTCGAGCCCCACCCCGACAACCCGGTGCTGACCCACCGGCACCTGAAGGACCATCCGCTGCAGGCCCTGGGCCATGCCGACCTGATCGAGACGCCGCAGAGCGCCTGGTGGGCCGTGCTGCTGGGCATCCGCGCGCAGCGGGCGGCCGGCGGCCGCCACCACCACATCGGCCGCGAGACCCTGCTGGCCCCGGTGCACTGGCGCAGCGACGGCTGGCCCGTGTTCGGACAAGGCGGCACGCTGCAGCTGCAGCAACCCACACGCGACTTGCCCGATTGGGCGCCGTGGCCGGCCCCGCCCGTGCGCGAGACCTTCGCGGCCGACCGCCGCCTGCCGCCGCACTGGGCCTTTCTGCGCAGCTTCGCCAGCGGACAGTGGTCGCTGACCGAGCGGCCCGGCCAGCTGCGCCTGACCGGTGCCCGCACGGGCCTGGACCGCATCGGCACGCCCAGCTTCGTCGGCCGGCGCCAGGAGCGCCTGAACCAGCGCTTCGCCACCGAACTGCAGTTCAGCCCCCAGGCCGACGGCGATGCCGCGGGCCTGGCCCTGCGCATGAACGAAACGCACCACGCCCTGCTGCAACGGCGCGGCGGCGCGCAGCCCCGCCTGGAGTGCGTGCAGCAGCTGGGCAGCCGCCGGCTGCTGCACCACAGCACCGAGGTGCCGGCCAGCGCGGCGCTGCAGCTGCAGGTGCTGGCCACGCCCACGCAGTACACGCTGTCGTGGCGCACGGCGCACACGCCGGGCGAATGGCAGACCCTGTGCACGATCCCGACGCACCAGCTGTCGACCGAGACGGCCGGCGGCTTCACCGGGGTTTACATGGGCGTGTTCGCCGTCAGCGACAGCGCCAAGCCGGCGGTGGCCGACTTCGCCTGGGTCGACTTCGAGGCCCTCGGGCCGTGA
- a CDS encoding ABC transporter permease subunit has protein sequence MNAQTRRQAMMVAVLVAIAIGFHALTGSFLTAENLYNIAQQTAVVGIVASGMALVIVARQIDLAVGSLLSAVGVLMAWLLYSQAWPAPAALAAGLGLALLVGLFHGALSAVVGIPSFVVTLGGLVSLRGLAFLVADGKTQPVTEPWLLALGGGVHGSLGERGSWLLGAGLLLGVWGWQWQQWRARHRAFGAAGEARAVLLKGALAGVGVLGGVAVFNAYRIEGQAEGQGLPLPLVIWMAVVLLLGLLATHTRFGRYVYAIGGNPDAARLAGIPVRRVLIQLNLLLAALVALAALVAVARLNAGTNAMGMGMELTVIAAAVIGGVSLAGGSGGVGGTVLGALIIQSIDSGLLLTDVGIGWRMVVLGQVLVIAVVFDRVIQR, from the coding sequence ATGAACGCCCAGACCCGGCGGCAGGCGATGATGGTGGCCGTGCTGGTGGCCATCGCCATCGGTTTTCACGCCCTCACCGGCAGCTTTCTGACCGCCGAGAACCTCTACAACATCGCGCAGCAGACGGCGGTGGTCGGCATCGTCGCCAGCGGCATGGCCCTGGTCATCGTGGCGCGGCAGATCGACCTGGCCGTGGGCTCGCTGCTCAGTGCCGTGGGCGTGCTGATGGCCTGGCTGCTGTACTCGCAAGCGTGGCCGGCGCCGGCCGCGCTGGCGGCGGGCCTGGGCCTGGCGCTGCTGGTCGGGCTGTTCCATGGCGCCCTGTCGGCGGTGGTTGGCATCCCGTCCTTCGTGGTGACGCTGGGCGGGCTGGTGTCGCTGCGCGGCCTGGCCTTCCTGGTGGCCGACGGCAAGACCCAGCCGGTGACCGAGCCCTGGCTGCTGGCCCTGGGCGGCGGTGTCCATGGCTCGCTGGGCGAGCGCGGCAGCTGGCTGCTGGGCGCCGGCCTGCTGCTCGGCGTGTGGGGCTGGCAGTGGCAGCAATGGCGCGCACGGCACCGGGCCTTCGGCGCAGCCGGCGAGGCGCGTGCCGTGCTGCTGAAGGGCGCGCTGGCGGGCGTGGGGGTGCTGGGCGGTGTGGCGGTGTTCAACGCCTACCGCATCGAGGGCCAGGCCGAGGGCCAGGGCCTGCCGCTGCCGCTGGTGATCTGGATGGCGGTGGTGCTGCTGCTGGGCCTGCTGGCCACGCACACCCGCTTCGGGCGTTATGTGTACGCGATCGGCGGCAACCCCGACGCAGCCCGGCTGGCCGGCATCCCGGTGCGGCGCGTGCTGATCCAGCTGAACCTGCTGCTGGCGGCGCTGGTGGCCCTGGCCGCGCTGGTGGCGGTGGCCCGCCTCAACGCCGGCACCAACGCCATGGGCATGGGCATGGAGCTGACCGTCATCGCCGCGGCGGTGATCGGCGGTGTGTCGCTGGCCGGTGGCAGCGGCGGCGTGGGCGGCACGGTGCTGGGCGCGCTGATCATCCAGAGCATCGACAGCGGCCTGCTGCTGACCGACGTGGGCATCGGCTGGCGCATGGTGGTGCTGGGCCAGGTGCTGGTGATCGCCGTCGTGTTCGACCGGGTGATCCAGCGATGA